Proteins found in one Paenibacillus dendritiformis genomic segment:
- a CDS encoding YceD family protein, with the protein MNIHFRDIAAKGQETRIQSAFSASDVVRDRKDISIPDPVTVDLTARAEGEGQIGVHGQLTARLELVCSRCLTSFTETYVIPFDEQFKLTDSTDLSPEEEEDDVIAVTEDLIDLQPYVEVALLLALPFAPLCSESCKGLCPTCGTNRNEQSCGCSNERIDPRLAGLQDFFKK; encoded by the coding sequence ATGAACATTCATTTTCGGGACATTGCCGCAAAAGGACAGGAAACACGCATTCAATCGGCATTTTCCGCTAGCGATGTGGTTCGGGACCGCAAAGATATTTCCATACCCGACCCGGTGACCGTGGATTTGACGGCAAGGGCGGAAGGCGAAGGACAGATTGGCGTGCATGGCCAGCTGACCGCACGGTTGGAACTGGTATGTTCGCGTTGTTTGACGTCGTTTACCGAGACATACGTCATTCCGTTCGATGAGCAATTCAAGCTGACAGACTCTACTGATCTTTCCCCGGAGGAAGAAGAGGACGACGTCATTGCGGTGACGGAAGACCTTATCGACCTGCAGCCTTATGTGGAAGTAGCGCTATTGCTGGCCTTGCCGTTCGCGCCGCTGTGCAGCGAATCATGCAAGGGCTTGTGCCCGACCTGTGGCACGAACCGCAACGAGCAGTCCTGTGGCTGTTCGAACGAGCGCATCGACCCGAGACTGGCGGGGTTACAAGATTTCTTCAAGAAATAA
- the rpmF gene encoding 50S ribosomal protein L32 → MAVPQRRTSKTRRDKRRTHFKLSVPGMVKCAQCGELKLAHHVCKVCGTYKAREIIKQ, encoded by the coding sequence ATGGCAGTACCTCAAAGAAGAACGTCGAAGACTCGTCGTGACAAGCGCCGTACGCACTTTAAATTGTCTGTGCCTGGCATGGTGAAGTGCGCACAATGCGGAGAGTTGAAATTGGCTCACCATGTATGCAAAGTGTGCGGAACATACAAAGCAAGAGAGATCATCAAACAATAA